The following nucleotide sequence is from Staphylococcus chromogenes.
AAAGATGGACATGTAGAAGCAACTATTACGAAGGTAAGGTGTAAAAATGGCGACAGAAAATAAAAATTTTGAAGAAATGATGAAAGAACTCGAAACAATTGTTAATAAACTAGATAATGATAGTATCTCTTTAGAAGAAAGCATGGAATTATATCAAAAAGGGATGGCATTATCAAAGTCTTGTGAAAAGACATTAAAAGAAGCTGAAGAAAAAGTAGCAAAATTAATGGAAAATGAGGCGGTTTCTAATGATGAATCCGAAGTTGAATAAAATTTTAACTGATTTCAACGTAGCACTTAATAATAGTGTGACATCTTCTCCACTACAAACAAAATTAGAAGAAAGTATGCGCTATTCTCTAGAAGCTGGTGGCAAACGTATACGTCCGTTATTATTGCTATCCACGTTAGACATGTTATCTGAGAAGAGCTACCAAAGTGGTATGACTACAGCCATTGCACTAGAAATGATTCATACGTATTCATTGATTCATGATGATTTACCAGTCATGGATAATGACGACTATAGACGTGGAAAACCGACGAACCATAAAAAATATGGGGAGTGGTTGGCTATTTTAGCGGGAGATGCTTTACTCA
It contains:
- a CDS encoding exodeoxyribonuclease VII small subunit, whose product is MATENKNFEEMMKELETIVNKLDNDSISLEESMELYQKGMALSKSCEKTLKEAEEKVAKLMENEAVSNDESEVE